The Rhodothermus sp. sequence GCGGCAGCCGTGGCCAATGTGGTGCGTGAAGTGCTTGGGACGGAGCTGGAAGTCATTTCTGGAGAAGAAGAGGCTCAGTGGAGCCTGGCCGGGGCGCTGGCAGCGCCCGGTATGCCTGCCGGCCCCTGGCTGGTGGTGGACATCGGCGGGGGGTCGACCGAACTGGTGATGGGCGCATACCAGGCTGACGGCACACTCGCCATTCCTTTTGTTCAGAGTCTTCCGCTGGGCACTATACGTCTGACCGAACGCTGCTTTACGGTGTTACCACCGTCGTCCGAGGCCGTTACCGAAGCGCAGCACCAGATTCGAGCAATACTGACCGAGGTGAAACTGCCGCCGGTGGCGGCGTCGTGTGTGCTGGTGGGGGTGGCGGGTACCTGCGTATCGCTGGCGGCGCTGGAAACGTGCCGTTTCCCGCTGACATCGTCGGTTGTACTGCCACGGACAGCCGTGGCTATCTGGCGTGACCGGCTCCTGCAGATGCCAACCGCAGCAGTGCGAGCCCTCTGGCCGGAATTGCTGCATGGCCGCGCCGACGTATTGCCCATGGGCGCTCTACTCCTCCACGAAATTATGGTATGG is a genomic window containing:
- a CDS encoding diol dehydratase reactivase ATPase-like domain-containing protein, producing MRLATIDLGTNTALLLVAEVADGQLQPCYEAERFVRLGEGLERTGRIGQPALRRLRRTLENYREVLKRWAVETCLVVATSATREARNAAAVANVVREVLGTELEVISGEEEAQWSLAGALAAPGMPAGPWLVVDIGGGSTELVMGAYQADGTLAIPFVQSLPLGTIRLTERCFTVLPPSSEAVTEAQHQIRAILTEVKLPPVAASCVLVGVAGTCVSLAALETCRFPLTSSVVLPRTAVAIWRDRLLQMPTAAVRALWPELLHGRADVLPMGALLLHEIMVWGNWPVCYVSPFGLRHGLILRHLARR